The Candidatus Berkiella aquae sequence ATCTTTGGCTTCTTTGAGTGCGCCCGGTTTATGTACTGTGAGGGCAATACTCGTCGTTGGAAAATGATTTAATAAATCATTTGCTAGTCGATCGGCAAAGGATTCAATCAATTGAAATTGCTGAGAATGCGCAAAAGCGATGATATGCTGTACCACTTTTTCATAATCGATAGCCTCGGCAATATTATCTGAGACAGCAATACTCGCCGCATCCGTTTGAAATGTGATATCAAGTCGCAAGGTTTGTGGAATGGTCTTTTCCCAATCATGTATACCGATAATGGTTTTTAATGCGATATCGCTTAGCGTGATAGTGTCCATAAAGTGACATGTACTCAGTTAAAAACTTGTCAGAAACGGATAGTATCGCAAATTATCTTCCTCATCAAAAATAATGCTAACTAACTAATAGGGCGTAGCATTCTGTGAAAAAGCCTTCTACAATAGCTGCCTGTTAATCATTAGGATGTTATATGCAACTCTTAATACTCATTGTTGGTGTGATTGGGGCTTATTTACTAGGCTCTATTTCAAGTGCCATTTTGGTTTCTAAAATATTACGTCTACCCGATCCCCGCACGGAAGGTTCTGGGAATCCCGGCGCAACCAATGTGTTACGTATTGGTGGTAAGGGCCCTGCCATTTTAGTGCTATTAGGAGATGTCGCCAAAGGCTGGTTGCCTGTCATGTTGGTGAAATACTTTACAACCGATCCTTGGATTATTAGCAGTGTTCTGTTAGCTGCAGTGATGGGGCATATATTTCCTCTCTTTTTTCAATTTAAAGGTGGCAAAGGGGTTGCAACCGCTGTGGGCGGCTTATTGGGGTTGTCTTTGACCTTGGGTAGTATTTTTATTTTCACCTGGTTAGGTATTTTTGCGTTAACACGTTATTCATCACTCTCTGCGTTAATTGCCATTAGTGCCGTACCCTTGTTTGCATGGGGATTTCTCGATAAACGTTATGCGGTTGTGTTAGCGCTTTTAGCGTTAGTGATTATTTGGCGACATCGTAGCAACGTGAAACGATTACTCGAAGGTAAAGAAGAAAAATCCTCATTTTCTTCAAAGCGAAACTGAAGCATCTGCTTGCGTTTCAAGCTTCCTAATCCTCCTCTGTCGGATAATCTCCCCCCAAGGCATTGATTAATCCGACAGCCGCATACAAGCGCCGATACCTCACATCATTGACACCCTTGCTTGCATTAAAGGTCGTAATTTCTGCATTTAAAATATCCGCCAGTGCTGCTGTACCTGCTTTATATTCGTTGGTAATGATAGTTAAAGCTTGTTCGGCGGTTTTCAGAGAAGCTTCTTGCACAATGAGTTCTTGATTCAGGATCCTCAGTGTTGCTAAATTGTCTTCAACATCTTGAAAGGCAGCCAAAACAACTTGGCGATAATTTGCAATCGTTGCATCGTAGTTGGCGGTCGCAATTTGTACATTAGCCTTACGAGCTCCACCATCGAACACGGTTTGTGCCAGTTGTGCGCCGATGGACCACAGGCTTGCAGGACCTGAGAACAATTTTAAGAACTGATTCGTATCATAGCCATATTCGCCATTTAAAGTAAGAACGGGAAAATAGGCCGCCATTGCAACACCGATTTCGGCGTTGGCTTGTGCTACTTGGCGTTCAGCTTGCGCAATGTCGGGTCTTCTTTCAAGCAAGGCTGAAGGAATTTCAATAGGAATATAAGCAACAGGATAAATGGTATCGCAAGGTGCTAAGGTGAAATTTGCAGGGACTTCTCCGATTAGCACCGCAATCGCATGTTCATAAAGTGCTCGATTAATGCGATTATCGATCGCACTGGCTTGAGCTTGCTCTAACAAACTTTTGACTTGCAAGACATCGCCTTTAGAAGCAACGCCCACTTGATAACGATTATAAGTAATTTTGTATAATTTTTGATAGTTATTAACTGTTTCATCGAAAACGCGCTGATCACCATCTAAACCTCGTAGCTGAAAATAGGTTTGAGCAAGCGAACTTTGCATCAATAAGGTCGTTAATGCCAATTGCGCTTTACTGGCATCACGCGCTGCTTTGTTTGCTTCAACTAAACGCCTGACACTGCCCCAGAGATCGGGTTCCCACGTTGTGCCGGCAGTCACCAAATACTCATTACTGACATTGTCACCAAAATCAGAATCGCTATTAGATTCTTTATTTAAATTATTGAAGGTTGGCGTTTTGCTACGCGAGACACTGGCATTGGTTGTTATGACGGGAAAATAATTGGCTCTGGCTTGTGCAACCAGCGCTTGTGCTTGGCGATACTGTGCTTGTGCCACTTGAATATTTTGATTAGAAATTTCGACTTGGTTAATCAATGCATTTAAAACAGGGTCGTTAAAAACTTCCCACCAGGGCCCACGCTCACAATCATCTTGAGGAGATGCCGTCTTCCAACCATTAGGCGGCGCTTCTTTATATTCGATTGGAACAATGGTTTCTGGCCTGACATAATCAGGCCCCACAGTGCAACCTTGTAACAGCAAAAGAGTGATGAGTACGACTATTTTATTTCTCACGATGGCATTCCCTCATTGATTGTGGGATGGTGAGAGATCCGGTGCTGTTGCCACCAGCGTGATGTACGTTGATGAAGATTTTCAAAACTCAAATAAATCACGGGAGTGGTATAAAGTGTGAGTAATTGGCTAACAATTAAGCCGCCAATAATCGCAATTCCCAAAGGTTGGCGTAATTCTGCGCCGACACCAAAACC is a genomic window containing:
- the folB gene encoding dihydroneopterin aldolase, producing MDTITLSDIALKTIIGIHDWEKTIPQTLRLDITFQTDAASIAVSDNIAEAIDYEKVVQHIIAFAHSQQFQLIESFADRLANDLLNHFPTTSIALTVHKPGALKEAKDVAIRVVRSR
- the plsY gene encoding glycerol-3-phosphate 1-O-acyltransferase PlsY: MQLLILIVGVIGAYLLGSISSAILVSKILRLPDPRTEGSGNPGATNVLRIGGKGPAILVLLGDVAKGWLPVMLVKYFTTDPWIISSVLLAAVMGHIFPLFFQFKGGKGVATAVGGLLGLSLTLGSIFIFTWLGIFALTRYSSLSALIAISAVPLFAWGFLDKRYAVVLALLALVIIWRHRSNVKRLLEGKEEKSSFSSKRN
- a CDS encoding efflux transporter outer membrane subunit produces the protein MRNKIVVLITLLLLQGCTVGPDYVRPETIVPIEYKEAPPNGWKTASPQDDCERGPWWEVFNDPVLNALINQVEISNQNIQVAQAQYRQAQALVAQARANYFPVITTNASVSRSKTPTFNNLNKESNSDSDFGDNVSNEYLVTAGTTWEPDLWGSVRRLVEANKAARDASKAQLALTTLLMQSSLAQTYFQLRGLDGDQRVFDETVNNYQKLYKITYNRYQVGVASKGDVLQVKSLLEQAQASAIDNRINRALYEHAIAVLIGEVPANFTLAPCDTIYPVAYIPIEIPSALLERRPDIAQAERQVAQANAEIGVAMAAYFPVLTLNGEYGYDTNQFLKLFSGPASLWSIGAQLAQTVFDGGARKANVQIATANYDATIANYRQVVLAAFQDVEDNLATLRILNQELIVQEASLKTAEQALTIITNEYKAGTAALADILNAEITTFNASKGVNDVRYRRLYAAVGLINALGGDYPTEED